A genomic window from Ilyobacter polytropus DSM 2926 includes:
- a CDS encoding CidA/LrgA family protein has translation MLLEFCTIFVFLYVGNFISSCLPVPIPGTVIGMLLLFFSLHLKLLKLESIEKAASILLMNMAILFIPPGVSLVKSLRLLEGSWMKIILVMIVTTIITIAVTGIFIQWFIGRCENGKSIK, from the coding sequence ATGTTATTGGAGTTTTGTACAATTTTTGTTTTTCTTTATGTAGGGAACTTTATAAGTTCTTGTTTACCTGTTCCTATCCCGGGAACAGTAATTGGAATGTTATTACTATTTTTTAGCCTCCATCTTAAATTATTAAAGCTGGAATCAATTGAGAAAGCTGCCAGTATTCTCCTTATGAATATGGCTATTTTATTTATACCCCCAGGGGTAAGTCTTGTAAAATCTTTGAGACTTTTAGAGGGAAGCTGGATGAAAATAATATTGGTTATGATAGTTACGACTATAATAACTATAGCAGTTACAGGTATATTCATACAATGGTTTATAGGGAGATGTGAAAATGGAAAATCTATTAAATAA
- a CDS encoding MaoC family dehydratase, translating into MKYSELNLGMKSSVTKTITETDVILYSGISLDTNPAHLNEEYAKNTMFKKRIAHGMLTAGLISAVLGTKLPGEGSIYMGQELKFKAPVYMGDTITAEAEIIELIDEKNQILLKTTCTNQDGKVVIDGTARIMKK; encoded by the coding sequence ATGAAATATTCAGAACTAAATCTTGGAATGAAAAGCAGTGTAACTAAAACTATAACTGAAACAGATGTAATTCTTTATTCTGGAATAAGTTTAGATACAAATCCTGCACATCTAAATGAGGAATACGCTAAAAATACAATGTTTAAAAAAAGAATTGCACACGGGATGCTAACTGCAGGTCTCATATCAGCAGTCCTTGGGACAAAGCTTCCTGGAGAAGGAAGTATTTATATGGGGCAGGAATTAAAATTTAAAGCACCTGTTTATATGGGGGATACAATTACTGCTGAAGCTGAAATTATAGAGCTTATCGATGAGAAAAATCAAATATTATTGAAAACAACATGTACTAATCAAGATGGAAAAGTAGTAATAGACGGAACAGCCAGAATAATGAAAAAATAA
- a CDS encoding LrgB family protein codes for MENLLNNPLFGVIISLGAFEIGKFIYSKTRMAIFNPLLISVTFIILVLLKFDIPFESYSQGGDIIVFFLGPATVVLAVPLYKQSELFKSYFVPIILGIIVGALVAMISVVLMGKLMGLNITLLRSFMPKSITTPIGIEVSKTLGGEPSITIMGILITGITGYIVAPAVCKLFRIKNYIARGVSIGAASHAIGTTKAIEMGEITGAMSSLAIVVTGLVTLILAPILAGIIL; via the coding sequence ATGGAAAATCTATTAAATAATCCTTTATTCGGAGTAATTATAAGTCTGGGGGCTTTTGAAATAGGGAAATTTATATACAGCAAAACAAGGATGGCTATTTTTAACCCTCTGCTTATATCTGTAACTTTCATTATATTGGTCCTTTTAAAATTTGATATTCCTTTTGAATCTTACAGTCAGGGAGGTGATATAATAGTATTTTTCCTTGGTCCTGCCACAGTGGTATTGGCAGTTCCCCTCTACAAGCAATCTGAACTTTTTAAAAGTTATTTCGTTCCCATTATTTTAGGAATAATAGTGGGAGCTTTAGTCGCGATGATTTCTGTGGTGCTGATGGGAAAATTAATGGGTCTAAATATAACTTTACTTCGTTCATTTATGCCCAAATCTATAACAACTCCTATAGGTATAGAAGTGAGTAAAACATTGGGAGGAGAACCCTCTATCACTATAATGGGGATACTTATAACAGGGATAACAGGTTATATCGTAGCTCCTGCTGTATGTAAATTATTCAGGATAAAAAATTATATAGCAAGAGGAGTGAGTATAGGGGCTGCCAGCCATGCTATAGGAACAACCAAGGCAATTGAGATGGGGGAGATAACGGGAGCCATGAGCAGTCTGGCTATTGTTGTAACAGGTCTTGTAACTTTAATTTTAGCTCCTATATTAGCTGGGATAATTTTATAG
- a CDS encoding 2-hydroxyacid dehydrogenase, translating into MKIKLIEPLVVKREYIEKLAKTLENMGHEFVYYDTKTTDIEEMKERSKDAEILMIANNPLPNEVIEAAKDLKMISVAFTGFDHVGSLAKERGITVCNAAGYANNAVAELVIGLALDLMRNISTCNDVIRDGGTIAGLIGNEIKGKTVGIVGTGRIGTMTAVLFKAFGCKLIGYDPYENQAAKDLGLEYVGIDDLMSKSDIVSLHLPVNDATKGFISREKLELMKETALMINCARGGVMDNNALAELLNEGKIAGAGLDVFDMEPPIPSDYPILSAKNTILTPHVAFASDESMETRAEITFDNVVKYVEGTPVNVVKL; encoded by the coding sequence ATGAAAATCAAATTAATCGAACCATTAGTTGTAAAAAGAGAGTATATCGAGAAACTTGCTAAAACACTAGAAAATATGGGGCATGAATTTGTATATTACGATACAAAAACAACAGATATCGAGGAGATGAAGGAAAGATCTAAAGATGCTGAAATCCTTATGATAGCTAATAATCCTCTTCCAAATGAAGTTATAGAGGCAGCAAAAGATCTAAAAATGATCTCAGTAGCATTTACAGGTTTTGACCATGTAGGAAGTCTGGCAAAAGAAAGAGGTATCACAGTTTGTAATGCAGCAGGATATGCTAACAACGCAGTTGCTGAGCTTGTAATTGGTTTGGCTCTTGACCTTATGAGAAACATATCTACATGTAATGATGTAATCAGAGACGGTGGAACAATAGCAGGACTTATCGGAAATGAAATAAAAGGAAAAACAGTAGGAATCGTTGGAACAGGAAGAATCGGAACTATGACAGCAGTTCTATTCAAGGCATTCGGATGTAAATTAATCGGTTATGATCCATATGAAAACCAGGCAGCAAAAGATCTTGGTTTAGAATATGTTGGGATAGATGATTTAATGTCAAAATCTGATATAGTGTCACTTCACCTTCCGGTAAATGATGCAACAAAAGGATTTATTTCAAGAGAAAAATTAGAGCTTATGAAGGAAACAGCACTTATGATCAACTGTGCGAGAGGAGGGGTAATGGACAATAATGCCCTGGCTGAACTTCTAAACGAAGGAAAAATTGCAGGAGCAGGACTTGATGTATTTGATATGGAACCTCCTATTCCTTCAGACTATCCAATATTATCGGCTAAAAACACTATTCTTACTCCGCATGTTGCTTTCGCATCAGATGAGTCTATGGAGACAAGAGCGGAGATCACATTTGACAATGTAGTCAAGTATGTGGAGGGAACTCCTGTAAACGTTGTAAAATTATAA
- the citS gene encoding citrate/sodium symporter CitS, whose translation MQDSAALEVGKKEGFKVFGMPAPLFLFPLSVILFAHFTDSIPTGIVGGFCFMYVFGIIFGEIGDRLPFFKEYIGGAPVLIFLMAAYFVYQGWFTEREIETVTNIMKKTKFINFFIVVLITGSILSVNRKLLIRSFVGYVPAILAGVAGASIMGILGGFIFGISPKEIMMLYVLPTMGGGNGSGAIPMSEIYEAATGNPKDAYYSYAIAILTIANIWAIVVAALLNKLGKKKPALSGEGELVRTGKIELEEDEEVKVTHRDMSGGLIIGLTAYTLGYVLYKKVYGGVHYYAYMVIIIAAFNALNLVPAALRQGAKKLQGFISKQFLWVLMVGVGVAYTDLGEIMAAITPGNVIIALMIVIGATVGSGFVGHLVGFHAIESSITAGLCMANRGGSGDIEVLGASKRMELISYAQISSRLGGGIILIIASILFKMLA comes from the coding sequence ATGCAAGACTCAGCAGCATTAGAAGTGGGGAAAAAAGAAGGATTTAAAGTATTTGGAATGCCTGCACCACTATTCTTGTTTCCGTTGTCAGTAATATTATTTGCACATTTCACTGACTCTATACCAACAGGGATAGTCGGAGGATTTTGTTTCATGTATGTTTTTGGAATCATCTTCGGTGAAATCGGAGACAGACTTCCATTTTTCAAGGAATATATAGGTGGTGCTCCGGTATTGATATTCCTAATGGCAGCATACTTTGTTTATCAGGGATGGTTTACAGAAAGAGAGATCGAAACTGTAACCAATATTATGAAGAAGACTAAGTTTATCAATTTCTTTATAGTTGTTTTGATAACTGGTTCCATTCTTTCCGTGAATAGAAAACTCCTTATAAGATCTTTTGTAGGGTATGTTCCGGCAATATTAGCAGGTGTGGCTGGAGCATCTATTATGGGTATTTTGGGAGGATTCATCTTTGGAATCAGCCCTAAAGAGATAATGATGCTTTATGTATTACCTACAATGGGTGGAGGAAACGGATCAGGAGCTATCCCGATGTCTGAAATATATGAGGCAGCCACTGGAAATCCTAAAGATGCATACTACTCCTATGCAATTGCAATACTGACAATAGCCAATATCTGGGCTATCGTGGTAGCGGCACTTCTGAACAAGCTTGGGAAAAAGAAGCCTGCCTTAAGTGGTGAAGGTGAGCTTGTAAGAACCGGTAAAATAGAACTGGAAGAAGATGAAGAAGTGAAAGTCACTCACAGAGATATGTCAGGAGGACTAATAATAGGTCTGACAGCATACACTTTGGGATATGTTCTTTATAAAAAAGTCTATGGAGGCGTACACTATTATGCTTATATGGTAATAATCATAGCTGCTTTCAATGCTCTGAATCTTGTGCCGGCTGCTCTGAGACAGGGAGCAAAAAAATTACAAGGCTTTATATCCAAGCAGTTTTTATGGGTATTAATGGTCGGAGTAGGTGTAGCTTATACTGATCTTGGAGAAATAATGGCAGCTATCACACCAGGAAACGTTATAATAGCATTAATGATCGTAATAGGAGCTACTGTTGGGTCTGGATTTGTGGGACACTTAGTAGGGTTCCACGCTATCGAATCTTCTATAACTGCCGGACTTTGTATGGCAAATAGAGGAGGTTCTGGAGATATAGAGGTACTTGGAGCGTCTAAAAGAATGGAACTTATCTCTTATGCTCAAATCTCTTCTAGATTAGGAGGAGGAATAATTCTAATTATAGCAAGTATTTTATTCAAAATGCTCGCATAA
- a CDS encoding acyl-CoA dehydrogenase: MNFELPKTHVLFRQMIREFVENEVKPIAAEIDEEERFPIETVKKMNEIGLMGIPVPKEYGGAGGDNLMYAMAVEELSKACATTGVIVSAHTSLGMAPILEFGTDAQKKKYLPKMTTGEWLGAFGLTEPNAGTDAAGQQTTAHFDEKTNEWVLNGSKIFITNAGYAHVYIIFAMTDKSKGLKGITAFILEADTPGFSVGKKEKKLGIKGSATCELIMEDCRVPKENLLGAIGKGFKIAMMTLDGGRIGIASQALGISQGALDESINYVKERKQFGRSIAAFQNTQFQLADMHTKTEAARMLVYSAACKKSSKKPYSQDAAMAKLLAAETAMEVTTKAVQLHGGYGYTREYPVERMMRDAKITEIYEGTSEVQKMVISAGLLK; encoded by the coding sequence ATGAATTTCGAGTTACCTAAGACGCATGTGCTTTTTAGACAAATGATCAGAGAATTTGTTGAAAACGAAGTAAAGCCAATAGCTGCTGAGATAGATGAAGAAGAGAGATTTCCAATTGAAACTGTAAAAAAAATGAATGAGATAGGACTTATGGGAATACCTGTACCAAAAGAATATGGAGGTGCCGGTGGTGATAACCTTATGTATGCAATGGCAGTAGAGGAACTTTCAAAAGCTTGTGCAACTACTGGAGTAATTGTGTCGGCTCATACTTCCCTTGGTATGGCTCCAATTTTAGAGTTTGGAACAGATGCTCAAAAGAAAAAATATTTACCTAAGATGACGACAGGAGAATGGTTAGGAGCCTTTGGTCTTACTGAACCAAATGCAGGAACTGATGCAGCAGGTCAACAGACAACAGCTCATTTTGATGAAAAAACCAATGAGTGGGTATTAAATGGTTCTAAAATATTTATAACAAATGCAGGATATGCCCATGTATATATAATATTTGCCATGACAGATAAATCAAAAGGTTTAAAAGGAATAACAGCATTTATTTTAGAGGCAGATACCCCAGGATTTAGCGTAGGTAAAAAAGAGAAAAAACTGGGAATAAAAGGTTCTGCAACTTGTGAATTAATTATGGAAGATTGCAGAGTTCCAAAGGAAAACTTATTGGGAGCTATAGGAAAAGGATTTAAAATAGCGATGATGACCCTTGATGGTGGAAGAATCGGTATTGCATCTCAGGCGCTTGGAATTTCCCAGGGAGCTCTAGATGAAAGTATCAATTACGTAAAAGAAAGAAAACAATTTGGAAGAAGTATAGCAGCATTCCAAAATACACAATTTCAACTTGCAGATATGCATACAAAAACTGAAGCAGCAAGAATGCTAGTGTATAGTGCAGCATGTAAAAAATCAAGCAAAAAGCCATATTCACAAGATGCAGCTATGGCCAAGTTGTTGGCTGCAGAAACAGCTATGGAAGTGACAACTAAAGCTGTACAACTCCACGGAGGATATGGATATACCAGAGAATATCCTGTAGAAAGAATGATGAGAGATGCAAAAATCACTGAAATATACGAGGGAACATCTGAAGTACAAAAGATGGTAATTTCAGCCGGACTTCTTAAATAA
- a CDS encoding class II aldolase/adducin family protein: protein MDKLLMKKYENAIWIGKSLFERGRATGSSANMSFIHEEKIYITGTGTCFGRLAVEDFAVIDSRGNHVSGARPSKELPLHQILYKKDEGIKAVLHTHSFYSTIWSCLDHENTNDVIPEYTPYLKMKLGKVGLIPYAKPGTRELFDSFRENIGESNGYLLKNHGVILGHKDLMSSFYTLEELEDSAQIAWGLRNENQPKISELK, encoded by the coding sequence TTGGATAAATTGTTGATGAAAAAGTATGAAAATGCCATCTGGATAGGAAAGAGCCTTTTTGAAAGAGGAAGGGCGACAGGTTCCTCGGCCAATATGAGTTTTATCCATGAAGAAAAGATTTATATAACCGGAACCGGGACATGTTTTGGAAGACTGGCAGTAGAAGATTTTGCAGTAATTGATAGCAGAGGAAATCATGTAAGCGGAGCCAGACCCAGTAAGGAACTGCCGCTTCACCAAATACTGTACAAAAAAGATGAAGGCATAAAGGCAGTTTTACATACCCACAGCTTTTATTCTACAATTTGGTCATGTTTGGATCATGAAAATACAAACGATGTAATTCCAGAATATACCCCCTATTTAAAGATGAAGCTTGGTAAAGTAGGCCTTATTCCTTATGCCAAACCGGGAACAAGAGAATTGTTTGATTCTTTCAGAGAAAACATAGGAGAAAGCAATGGGTATCTTTTGAAAAATCACGGTGTAATACTTGGACATAAAGATCTAATGAGTTCTTTTTATACACTAGAAGAGTTAGAAGATAGTGCCCAGATAGCATGGGGACTGAGAAATGAAAATCAACCCAAAATATCTGAATTAAAGTAA
- a CDS encoding beta-ketoacyl-ACP reductase: MRLEDKVCIVTGGAKGIGFEMAKLFASEGAKVIAADMSDLDYSLENVEGYKLNVANPTQCEELFKYASEKYGKIDVLVNNAGITRDALTHKITDDMWDIVIDVNLKGVFNLTKHVGPYMMKQGNGSIINISSVVGEYGNIGQANYSATKAGVIGLAKTWAKEFARKGAAVRANAIAPGYVMTDILKTVPQPLLDDFAKLTMLGRLGQPEEIAKAALFLASDDSSYVTGHVLSVNGGMRL, translated from the coding sequence ATGAGATTAGAAGACAAAGTCTGTATAGTTACTGGTGGGGCAAAAGGTATTGGTTTTGAGATGGCTAAGTTGTTTGCAAGTGAAGGAGCAAAAGTAATAGCCGCTGATATGTCTGATCTTGATTATTCATTGGAAAACGTGGAAGGGTATAAGCTAAATGTAGCTAATCCTACTCAGTGTGAAGAATTATTTAAGTATGCTTCTGAAAAATATGGAAAAATTGACGTATTGGTAAACAATGCCGGAATAACGAGAGATGCCCTTACACATAAAATAACAGATGATATGTGGGACATTGTAATAGATGTCAATCTTAAAGGTGTCTTTAATCTAACAAAACATGTAGGACCATACATGATGAAACAAGGAAATGGATCAATTATAAATATCTCCTCTGTAGTTGGAGAATATGGAAATATAGGTCAGGCAAATTATTCTGCAACAAAGGCTGGAGTAATAGGACTTGCTAAAACATGGGCAAAGGAATTTGCTAGAAAGGGAGCCGCAGTAAGAGCCAATGCAATAGCACCGGGATACGTTATGACGGATATATTAAAAACTGTTCCTCAGCCTCTTTTAGATGATTTTGCTAAACTTACTATGCTTGGAAGATTAGGTCAACCTGAGGAGATTGCTAAAGCGGCACTTTTCCTTGCCAGTGATGATTCAAGTTATGTAACAGGGCATGTGTTAAGTGTCAATGGTGGAATGAGACTTTAA
- a CDS encoding aconitate hydratase, translated as MGLTIAEKIIKNHLVDGDMTTGSEIGIIFDHTLTHDVTGTLGYLAFETMNIPKVKAELSLSYVDHNLLQADYKNMDDHMFLKSTAEKFGVILSRAGNGICHSIHYQRFGKPGKTLIGSDSHSTTGGGLGVLCIGAGALDVAMSMAGEAYYLQMPEIVKVELKGKLSPGVAAKDIILELLRRIGVKGGLGKIMEYSGKGVNSLSVPERATITNMGAEVGATTSIFPSDEITKEFLVKQGREKDFVEIKADEDAVYSEVITIDLDTLMPLVAMPSMPDNVVKVSELEQVKVNQVFIGSCTNGSYADIAKAAKVLKGKKVHPDVSLSVSAGTRQTFQELMRDGIIADLVTSGARIMENSCGACTGIGQAPNTGGVSVRTSNRNFKGRSGTMDAKLYLVSPETAAATAITGYVSQVLDGENAQVLENIGEPEVYHIDDTMFIYPPEDGSGVEIYRGPNIKPLPIPEILIGNLEVPVVGKFGDNITTDDITPASATFSALRSNVPEISKITFMGRDTDFVERAKKMERSIIVGGENYGQGSSREHAAVAPMYLGVKAVIAKSIARIHKANLINFGVLPLVFKNKEDYDKIDREDILFIENIVDQIKSKKVTVLNKTKDISFEVEIEVTDREATILASGGKLNFVKNKNKKI; from the coding sequence ATGGGATTAACTATCGCCGAAAAAATAATAAAAAATCACCTGGTAGACGGAGATATGACAACAGGATCAGAAATAGGGATTATTTTTGATCATACACTGACACATGACGTAACAGGGACACTTGGTTATCTTGCTTTTGAAACAATGAATATACCAAAAGTAAAGGCGGAACTGTCTTTAAGCTATGTAGATCATAATCTGCTTCAGGCAGACTATAAAAACATGGATGATCATATGTTTTTAAAATCTACTGCGGAAAAATTTGGAGTGATACTTTCAAGGGCAGGAAATGGTATCTGTCATTCTATTCATTATCAAAGATTTGGGAAACCTGGAAAAACCTTAATAGGATCTGATTCTCATTCTACTACAGGAGGAGGGCTGGGAGTATTGTGTATAGGAGCGGGAGCTCTAGATGTTGCCATGTCAATGGCAGGAGAAGCATATTATCTTCAAATGCCAGAAATTGTAAAGGTTGAATTAAAAGGGAAACTTTCTCCTGGGGTTGCAGCAAAGGACATAATCCTTGAGCTTCTAAGAAGAATAGGGGTAAAAGGTGGACTTGGGAAAATCATGGAATATTCGGGAAAAGGGGTTAATTCACTTTCTGTACCAGAAAGAGCTACTATCACCAATATGGGAGCTGAAGTAGGAGCAACCACTTCTATTTTTCCAAGTGACGAAATTACAAAAGAATTCCTTGTTAAGCAAGGAAGAGAGAAAGATTTTGTAGAAATAAAGGCCGATGAAGATGCAGTTTATTCAGAAGTTATTACCATAGATTTAGATACTCTTATGCCTCTAGTAGCAATGCCAAGCATGCCGGATAATGTAGTTAAGGTATCTGAACTTGAGCAAGTTAAGGTCAACCAGGTTTTTATAGGAAGTTGTACAAATGGTTCTTATGCTGATATAGCCAAGGCAGCAAAAGTGCTAAAAGGGAAAAAAGTACATCCAGACGTGAGTCTTTCTGTAAGTGCAGGAACCAGGCAGACATTTCAGGAGCTTATGAGAGATGGGATAATTGCAGATCTTGTGACTTCTGGAGCGAGAATTATGGAGAATAGTTGTGGAGCCTGTACGGGTATTGGTCAGGCACCGAACACAGGAGGAGTTTCAGTAAGAACTTCTAACAGGAATTTTAAGGGAAGAAGTGGAACTATGGACGCAAAACTTTATCTTGTGAGTCCAGAGACAGCAGCGGCAACAGCAATTACAGGGTATGTGAGCCAAGTATTAGATGGTGAAAATGCACAAGTTCTAGAAAATATAGGAGAACCTGAAGTTTATCATATTGATGATACTATGTTTATATATCCTCCAGAGGACGGAAGTGGCGTTGAAATCTATAGGGGTCCTAACATTAAGCCGCTGCCTATCCCGGAAATATTAATAGGGAACTTAGAGGTCCCAGTAGTGGGGAAATTTGGAGACAATATAACAACAGATGATATCACTCCTGCAAGTGCTACTTTCTCTGCTCTCAGGTCCAACGTTCCTGAAATATCTAAGATAACATTTATGGGAAGAGACACCGACTTTGTGGAAAGAGCAAAGAAAATGGAAAGAAGCATTATAGTGGGTGGTGAAAACTACGGGCAGGGATCTTCGAGAGAACATGCAGCTGTAGCGCCGATGTATCTTGGTGTAAAAGCTGTAATAGCAAAGTCTATAGCCAGAATACATAAAGCTAATTTGATTAACTTTGGAGTGCTTCCTTTAGTCTTTAAAAACAAGGAAGATTATGACAAGATTGATAGAGAAGATATTTTATTTATAGAGAATATAGTGGACCAGATTAAGAGTAAGAAAGTTACTGTATTAAATAAAACAAAAGATATATCTTTTGAAGTTGAAATAGAAGTGACGGACAGAGAAGCTACAATTCTTGCTTCTGGAGGGAAATTAAATTTTGTAAAAAATAAAAATAAAAAAATATAA
- a CDS encoding electron transfer flavoprotein subunit alpha/FixB family protein, whose amino-acid sequence MNLDDYRGILVFAEQREGEIQNVGLELLGKAKELASEINEEVTAILLGYQVEHLSKELISYGADKVVVVDEEELKFYDTEAYAQAFSSVIKDKKSEIVLVGATTIGRDLGPRVSARVVTGLTADCTKLEISEERELLMTRPAFGGNLMATIICPDHRPQMSTVRPGVMQKFSKDEARTGEVEKFDVEFDKSKMKVKIIEIIKEEKEKIDITEANVLISGGRGVGSADNFKKLEGLAEEIGGTVSASRAIIDSGWIDHDRQVGQTGKTVRPDIYFALGISGAIQHVAGMEESEYIIAINKDKGAPIFNISDLGIVGDVSKIVPMITEEIKLLKSQKS is encoded by the coding sequence ATGAATTTAGATGATTATAGAGGAATCTTAGTATTTGCAGAGCAAAGAGAAGGCGAGATTCAGAATGTAGGACTCGAACTTCTAGGAAAAGCAAAAGAGCTTGCTTCTGAAATAAACGAAGAAGTTACGGCGATTCTGCTTGGATATCAAGTGGAACATTTATCTAAAGAACTAATTTCATATGGAGCTGACAAAGTTGTCGTAGTAGACGAAGAAGAGCTTAAGTTTTATGATACAGAAGCTTACGCGCAGGCTTTTTCATCAGTTATAAAAGATAAAAAATCTGAAATAGTATTAGTAGGAGCTACAACTATAGGAAGGGACCTTGGTCCTAGAGTCTCTGCAAGAGTTGTTACTGGACTTACTGCTGACTGTACTAAACTTGAGATTTCAGAAGAGAGAGAACTTCTCATGACAAGACCTGCTTTTGGCGGAAATTTAATGGCTACAATAATCTGCCCTGATCATAGACCACAGATGTCAACAGTAAGACCTGGAGTAATGCAAAAATTCTCAAAAGATGAGGCTAGAACAGGTGAAGTTGAAAAATTTGATGTGGAATTTGATAAGTCAAAAATGAAGGTAAAAATAATTGAAATAATAAAAGAAGAAAAAGAGAAAATAGATATTACAGAAGCCAATGTCCTAATTTCTGGAGGAAGAGGAGTCGGAAGTGCCGATAACTTCAAAAAACTAGAGGGACTTGCAGAAGAGATAGGGGGAACTGTCTCTGCATCGAGAGCAATTATAGATTCAGGTTGGATAGATCACGACAGACAGGTTGGACAAACAGGTAAAACGGTAAGGCCTGATATTTATTTTGCATTAGGAATTTCAGGAGCAATACAACACGTGGCTGGAATGGAAGAATCAGAGTATATAATAGCTATAAATAAGGATAAGGGAGCTCCTATATTTAATATTTCAGATTTAGGAATTGTAGGAGATGTGTCAAAAATAGTTCCTATGATCACGGAAGAAATAAAGTTGTTGAAAAGTCAAAAATCATAA
- a CDS encoding LysR family transcriptional regulator, translating to MMDRDWELISVLYQEKNITKASAKLYISQPAVTKRLQMIESKLGVQIVERGRKGVHFTPEGEYLVKCAEEMRARMREIMSNLSSMTKEVKGVIKIGASNNFARKTLPKILSEYQERYPDVKFEISTGWSSEIFKLLCNKEIEVAFIRGEYKWSQGEKLLFQEKLFAINSEKIKIEDLPKFKKIEYNCDIKLKSILDNWWRENFSDHSLKGLMVDRSDTCKEMVMQGLGFALVPSTILKENDKLFKLELLDKNGEFLKRNTKMLYYENFKETNLGKTFLEIVDAIDFKN from the coding sequence ATGATGGATCGTGATTGGGAGCTTATTTCTGTTTTATATCAGGAAAAAAATATAACCAAAGCCTCGGCAAAACTATATATATCCCAGCCAGCAGTAACCAAACGTTTACAGATGATAGAGAGTAAGTTAGGTGTTCAGATAGTTGAAAGGGGGCGTAAAGGAGTTCATTTTACTCCTGAAGGAGAATATTTAGTAAAATGTGCCGAAGAGATGAGGGCTCGAATGAGAGAAATCATGTCCAATCTATCCTCTATGACCAAAGAAGTTAAAGGGGTCATAAAAATCGGTGCTTCTAATAATTTTGCTAGAAAAACTTTGCCTAAAATTTTATCTGAATATCAGGAGAGGTATCCAGATGTAAAATTTGAAATATCCACAGGATGGAGTTCAGAAATATTTAAACTGCTTTGTAACAAAGAAATTGAAGTGGCCTTTATAAGAGGAGAATATAAGTGGTCTCAGGGAGAAAAGTTGCTGTTTCAAGAAAAACTATTTGCTATAAATTCTGAAAAGATAAAAATAGAAGACCTGCCTAAATTTAAAAAGATAGAATATAATTGTGATATTAAACTGAAATCCATATTAGATAATTGGTGGAGAGAAAATTTTTCTGATCACTCATTGAAAGGACTTATGGTGGATAGATCTGATACCTGCAAAGAGATGGTAATGCAGGGATTAGGATTTGCTTTAGTCCCAAGCACTATTTTGAAAGAAAATGATAAATTATTTAAGCTTGAACTTTTGGACAAAAATGGAGAGTTTTTAAAAAGAAATACCAAGATGCTTTACTATGAAAATTTTAAAGAAACTAATTTGGGAAAAACTTTTTTAGAAATAGTAGATGCTATAGATTTTAAAAATTAA